One Chlorobaculum limnaeum genomic window carries:
- a CDS encoding glycoside hydrolase family 3 protein, whose protein sequence is MDAAITTLRYMNKSLFVALLLSLLISPALADTSRQPDNLSIKIGQMLMIGFRGMDARDGSAIEADIRERRIGGVVLFDYDVQSKSPVRNIDSPEQLQRLTSELQQRSSIPLFIAIDQEGGRVCRLKPSRGFPPTVSAASLGKLDNADTTREAAGSTAALLASLGVNMNLAPVVDLNVNPNNPVIGKLDRSFSADPAVVARQARIFVDAFHRHGVIAALKHFPGHGSSTTDTHKDFTDVTATWSKEELDPYRALIREGYSDPVMTAHVFNARLDSLYPATLSRATIDGILRQKLGFRSVVISDDMQMKAIADRYGLEEAIRLAIDAGVDVLIFGNNVSYDPDIASKATTIIRHLVEKGAISPERIDQSYRRIMALKRRINQPRP, encoded by the coding sequence ATGGATGCAGCTATAACCACCCTGCGCTATATGAACAAGAGCCTCTTTGTCGCTCTGCTACTCTCCCTTCTCATTTCTCCGGCGCTTGCCGACACATCTCGCCAGCCCGACAACCTGTCGATCAAGATCGGCCAGATGCTCATGATCGGCTTCCGGGGCATGGACGCCAGGGACGGCTCCGCTATCGAGGCTGACATTCGCGAGCGGCGCATTGGCGGCGTGGTGCTCTTCGATTACGACGTGCAATCAAAATCACCCGTACGCAACATCGACTCTCCGGAGCAGCTCCAGCGGCTCACCTCGGAGCTGCAACAGCGCTCGTCGATTCCGCTATTCATCGCCATCGATCAGGAGGGCGGGCGCGTCTGCCGCCTCAAGCCGTCGCGCGGCTTTCCGCCGACGGTCTCCGCCGCCAGCCTCGGCAAGCTTGACAACGCCGACACCACCCGAGAGGCCGCCGGATCGACCGCCGCGCTCCTCGCGAGCCTCGGCGTCAACATGAATCTCGCGCCGGTCGTCGATCTGAACGTCAACCCGAACAATCCGGTCATCGGCAAGCTCGACCGGAGCTTCTCCGCAGATCCAGCGGTGGTGGCCCGGCAGGCGCGAATTTTCGTCGATGCGTTCCACCGGCACGGCGTCATCGCGGCGCTGAAGCACTTCCCCGGCCACGGCAGCTCGACGACCGATACGCACAAGGATTTCACCGACGTGACCGCCACCTGGTCGAAAGAGGAGCTCGATCCCTACCGGGCGCTGATCCGCGAAGGGTATAGCGATCCGGTCATGACGGCGCACGTCTTCAATGCCCGCCTCGACAGCCTCTATCCGGCGACGCTCTCCAGGGCGACAATTGACGGCATTCTTCGCCAGAAGCTCGGTTTTCGCAGCGTGGTCATCAGCGACGACATGCAGATGAAGGCCATCGCCGACCGTTACGGCCTCGAAGAGGCGATCCGGCTGGCGATTGACGCGGGCGTCGATGTGCTGATCTTCGGAAACAACGTCAGCTACGACCCCGACATCGCCAGCAAGGCGACAACCATCATCAGGCATCTTGTCGAAAAAGGAGCCATTTCGCCGGAGCGGATCGACCAGTCTTACCGGCGCATCATGGCTCTGAAACGACGAATCAACCAACCACGCCCATGA
- the sixA gene encoding phosphohistidine phosphatase SixA, which produces MKNLYLVRHAKAGWHDPAMADFDRTLTKRGHRQAEEMSERLRKKGVTPERLVSSPASRALETAEIFADELGIERREILQKIEIYEGGIDKLASVVRSLADEENTVMLFGHNPAISQFVQWLTGKPAEAMDTCGIAKIELDCEHWRDTAEGSGTLAWYKYPERE; this is translated from the coding sequence ATGAAAAACCTCTACCTCGTCCGCCACGCCAAAGCTGGCTGGCACGATCCGGCCATGGCCGATTTCGACCGCACGCTCACCAAACGAGGCCACCGGCAGGCCGAAGAGATGAGCGAACGGTTGCGCAAGAAAGGGGTCACGCCTGAGCGGCTCGTTTCGAGTCCGGCGAGCCGGGCGCTCGAAACGGCGGAGATTTTCGCGGACGAACTGGGCATCGAGCGGCGGGAGATATTGCAGAAGATCGAAATCTACGAGGGAGGCATCGACAAGCTTGCTTCAGTTGTGCGTTCGCTTGCCGACGAGGAAAACACTGTCATGCTCTTCGGCCACAACCCGGCGATCAGCCAATTCGTCCAGTGGCTCACTGGCAAACCGGCAGAGGCGATGGACACCTGCGGCATCGCCAAAATCGAGCTGGATTGCGAGCACTGGCGGGATACCGCCGAAGGCAGCGGAACGCTGGCGTGGTACAAGTATCCAGAGCGGGAGTGA
- a CDS encoding NAD(P)H-dependent glycerol-3-phosphate dehydrogenase translates to MKITVLGAGSWGTTLAILLASKRHEVRLWAHRPEFARALEADRENKRYLKGILFPASLHVVENLHDAVNAAEMIVTAVPSHALRATAAAFADLNLDGKVIVNVAKGIERNTGKRMSEVLLEALPAVTPEQIAALYGPSHAEEVARQQPTTVVACSVSETTARQVQEAFHTSAFRVYVNTDLIGVEIAGSVKNVIAIAAGISDGLGFGDNAKAAIITRGLAEISRLSAKLGADPLTMSGLSGIGDLVVTCLSRHSRNRYVGEQIGKGRKLDDILGEMSMVAEGVLSSKAVLELANRLGVDMPITRAVYEMLFEDKPAPQAILDLMEREPKPENY, encoded by the coding sequence TCGGCGCGGGGAGCTGGGGCACCACGCTCGCCATTCTGCTCGCCAGCAAGCGGCACGAGGTGCGGTTGTGGGCGCACCGCCCGGAGTTCGCCCGGGCGCTTGAGGCTGACCGCGAGAACAAGCGCTACCTCAAGGGCATCCTGTTTCCCGCCAGCCTGCATGTCGTCGAGAACCTTCACGATGCGGTCAATGCCGCGGAGATGATCGTCACCGCCGTGCCGTCACATGCGCTGCGGGCGACGGCGGCGGCGTTTGCCGACCTGAATCTCGACGGGAAAGTGATCGTCAACGTGGCCAAGGGGATCGAGCGGAACACCGGCAAGCGCATGTCCGAGGTGCTGCTCGAAGCGCTGCCCGCCGTCACGCCGGAGCAGATCGCCGCGCTCTACGGCCCGAGCCATGCCGAGGAGGTGGCCCGCCAGCAGCCGACCACCGTCGTCGCCTGCTCCGTCTCGGAAACGACCGCCCGGCAGGTTCAGGAGGCGTTTCACACCAGCGCGTTCCGCGTCTACGTCAACACCGACCTCATTGGCGTCGAGATCGCCGGATCGGTCAAAAACGTCATCGCCATCGCTGCGGGCATCTCCGACGGGCTCGGCTTCGGCGACAACGCCAAGGCGGCCATCATCACGCGCGGCCTGGCGGAAATCTCTCGCCTCAGCGCCAAGCTCGGCGCCGACCCGCTCACCATGTCGGGCCTCTCCGGCATCGGCGACCTGGTCGTCACCTGCCTGAGCCGCCACAGCCGCAACCGCTACGTCGGCGAGCAGATCGGCAAAGGGCGCAAGCTCGACGACATTCTTGGCGAAATGAGCATGGTGGCCGAAGGGGTGCTCTCCTCGAAAGCCGTCCTCGAACTCGCCAACCGTCTCGGCGTCGATATGCCGATCACCCGCGCCGTCTACGAAATGCTCTTCGAAGACAAACCCGCCCCGCAAGCGATCCTCGACCTGATGGAGCGAGAGCCGAAGCCGGAAAACTACTGA